The Candidatus Methanoplasma cognatum genome contains a region encoding:
- a CDS encoding MarR family transcriptional regulator: MSRQKRVQEGIGSEAFILHCINENQGRTVPSQISDEMGISSARVATALNSLEDKGLITREIDVGDRRKIIVKLTPKGRDHVEEWHKKLLEKLTNVLMQIGEEDAKELVRITGKLTEVLSKPRP; this comes from the coding sequence GTGAGCAGACAGAAGCGTGTCCAGGAGGGCATCGGAAGCGAGGCTTTCATTCTCCACTGCATCAACGAAAATCAAGGCAGGACCGTTCCCAGTCAGATAAGCGACGAAATGGGCATCAGCTCGGCCCGCGTCGCCACTGCTCTGAACAGCCTTGAGGACAAAGGTCTCATCACACGCGAGATCGACGTCGGCGACAGGCGGAAGATAATCGTCAAACTGACGCCGAAGGGCAGAGACCATGTGGAAGAATGGCATAAGAAACTACTTGAAAAATTGACGAACGTCCTTATGCAGATCGGAGAAGAGGATGCGAAGGAACTGGTTCGTATCACCGGTAAGCTCACGGAGGTGCTTTCAAAGCCCCGGCCTTGA
- a CDS encoding ABC transporter ATP-binding protein/permease, with amino-acid sequence MTNILRYLRPKEWALIGVIVAFIVVQVWLDLKLPEYMRTITQLIGNPGSTMDDIWFNGKYMLLCSLGSLATAIVVGFIAARVGSSFAQRLRSLQFDKVGSFSMSEINKFSIGSLITRSTNDVTQVQMIFIMGLQIIIKAPILAVWTLVKISDRGYEWTSATGVAMALIAVMFIVVIIKVIPKFRMMQIFIDNINKVTRENLTGLPVVRAYNAEDYQKRKFEKANEELTATQLYTTRAMATLMPLIGVIMNTLMLSIYWIGAILVNSAGSMEETLIVFSDMIVFTTYAMMVMMAVMMIMMLFIMLPRAQVSAKRIAEVLDTELSIKDGTVTGSGSGRAGEVEFRNVSFKYPGDSDYVLKDISFSAGQGETVAFIGSTGSGKSTLINLIPRFYDATEGSVLVDGVNVREYKLESLYNKIGYVPQKSILFSGTVSSNVAFGEGEGGQATNDDIRKAVRIAQGADFVENMKGAYEGEIARGGANVSGGQKQRLSIARAVCRKPEIYIFDDSFSALDYKTDRALRTALKKETQGVTSMIVAQRIGTIMDADKIVVLDEGEIVGIGKHKELLNTCRVYREIAMSQLSEKELAI; translated from the coding sequence ATGACAAACATTCTCAGATATCTCAGGCCGAAAGAGTGGGCGCTGATCGGAGTCATCGTAGCTTTCATAGTGGTCCAGGTCTGGCTCGACCTGAAGCTGCCGGAGTATATGAGAACAATAACCCAGCTCATAGGAAACCCAGGCAGCACAATGGACGACATATGGTTCAACGGGAAGTATATGCTCCTGTGCTCGCTGGGGAGCCTCGCGACCGCAATAGTGGTGGGCTTCATTGCCGCCAGGGTCGGCTCGTCGTTCGCACAACGGCTAAGGAGCCTGCAGTTCGATAAAGTGGGATCATTTTCCATGTCGGAGATCAACAAGTTCTCTATCGGGAGCCTCATCACCCGCTCGACGAACGATGTGACACAGGTACAGATGATCTTCATAATGGGGCTGCAGATTATAATTAAAGCACCTATACTCGCAGTGTGGACGCTTGTCAAGATCTCAGACAGAGGCTACGAATGGACCTCTGCAACAGGCGTCGCGATGGCCTTGATCGCTGTGATGTTTATCGTCGTCATAATAAAAGTAATCCCAAAATTCAGGATGATGCAGATATTCATCGACAATATCAACAAGGTGACGAGAGAGAACCTCACAGGCCTCCCTGTCGTCCGGGCGTACAATGCGGAGGATTACCAAAAGAGGAAGTTCGAGAAGGCTAATGAGGAACTGACCGCCACCCAGCTGTACACCACCCGCGCGATGGCGACGCTGATGCCGCTGATAGGCGTCATAATGAACACTCTGATGCTGTCTATCTACTGGATCGGTGCGATCCTGGTCAATAGCGCCGGAAGCATGGAAGAGACGCTGATTGTGTTCTCGGACATGATCGTCTTCACGACCTACGCAATGATGGTAATGATGGCGGTCATGATGATAATGATGCTATTCATAATGTTGCCGCGTGCGCAGGTGTCCGCAAAACGTATCGCCGAGGTCCTCGACACAGAGCTGTCCATAAAAGACGGGACGGTGACCGGGTCCGGCAGCGGGCGGGCGGGCGAGGTAGAGTTCAGGAACGTGAGCTTCAAGTACCCAGGCGATTCCGATTACGTCCTGAAAGACATCAGTTTCTCTGCAGGGCAGGGCGAGACGGTCGCATTCATAGGCTCCACCGGAAGCGGAAAAAGCACGCTCATAAACCTCATTCCAAGGTTCTATGACGCAACGGAGGGGTCTGTCCTGGTGGACGGAGTGAACGTGCGCGAATATAAGTTGGAATCGCTGTATAACAAGATAGGCTATGTGCCCCAGAAGAGCATCCTTTTCAGCGGGACAGTCTCGTCGAACGTAGCATTCGGCGAGGGCGAAGGCGGGCAGGCGACCAATGATGACATAAGGAAAGCGGTGAGGATCGCTCAGGGTGCGGATTTCGTCGAGAATATGAAAGGTGCATACGAGGGGGAGATCGCCCGCGGCGGCGCGAACGTGTCAGGCGGCCAGAAGCAACGCCTTTCCATCGCGCGGGCAGTGTGTCGGAAACCAGAGATATACATCTTCGACGACAGCTTCTCCGCGCTTGACTACAAGACAGACAGGGCTCTGAGGACCGCCCTCAAGAAGGAGACGCAGGGGGTCACGAGCATGATCGTGGCCCAGCGCATCGGCACCATAATGGACGCTGACAAGATCGTGGTCCTGGACGAAGGAGAGATCGTGGGAATCGGGAAGCACAAGGAGCTCCTCAACACCTGCAGAGTATACAGGGAGATTGCTATGTCACAGCTGAGCGAGAAGGAGCTGGCGATATGA
- a CDS encoding ABC transporter ATP-binding protein/permease, whose amino-acid sequence MSDYEPRRQPPRRGPMGGPMGMGPGEKPKDFKKTWGKLIRYSSAFLPLVTVALAMAVAAAVLQTISPDWIRRLTDEITNGVPGLGGMLSGINMDLVVMICITLVSFYAVAAVLNFLLYWIMATVTQKICKSMRSDISGKINRLPFSYFNKTSYGDVLSRTTNDVDTIGQTLNQSVPTLVSAASTLVVALIMMFWTNWMMALTAVGASLLGFAMMAAIVKKSQKFFVAQQAGLGEINGHVEETYTGHSIVKVYNGGREFKGKFEEINGRLYISGWKSMFFSGIMMPLMLFVGNFGYVAVCIVGAVLTMDGVISFGVIAAFMLYVRFFTQPLSQFAQVTTNLQRTAAASERVFEFLEEKEMEDESKKPKLLDRAKGSVEFRNVRFGYTQDKIVINDFSAKVKPGQKIAIVGPTGAGKTTLVNLLMRFYELDGGEILLDGVPINEIPRENVHEQFCMVLQDTWLYEGTIKENIIYSKPGVSDDDVIAACKTVGLHHFVQTLPEGYDTMLSDSANLSEGQKQLLTIARAIIKDSRLLILDEATSSVDTRTERIVQDAMDILMKDRTSFIIAHRLSTIKNADLILVLRDGDIVESGDHNELLAQRGFYAELYNSQFETA is encoded by the coding sequence ATGAGCGACTACGAACCGCGCAGACAACCTCCAAGAAGAGGTCCCATGGGCGGCCCTATGGGCATGGGTCCCGGCGAGAAGCCGAAGGATTTCAAAAAGACCTGGGGGAAGCTTATCAGGTACAGCAGTGCATTCCTCCCTCTGGTCACGGTCGCTCTAGCGATGGCAGTAGCGGCGGCGGTCCTGCAGACGATTAGCCCCGACTGGATAAGGAGGCTTACGGACGAGATAACTAACGGCGTCCCGGGGCTGGGGGGAATGCTGAGTGGTATCAACATGGACCTCGTGGTCATGATCTGCATCACGCTAGTCAGCTTCTATGCCGTCGCCGCAGTGCTAAATTTCCTGTTGTATTGGATCATGGCGACCGTCACTCAGAAGATCTGCAAGAGCATGCGCTCGGACATATCGGGCAAGATCAACCGTCTGCCTTTCAGCTACTTCAACAAAACAAGCTACGGCGATGTCCTGAGCCGCACAACTAACGATGTCGACACCATCGGACAGACACTTAACCAGAGCGTGCCCACACTCGTCTCTGCGGCATCGACGCTGGTCGTCGCACTGATAATGATGTTCTGGACGAACTGGATGATGGCGCTTACCGCTGTTGGCGCCAGCTTGCTCGGTTTTGCGATGATGGCGGCCATCGTCAAGAAGTCCCAGAAGTTCTTCGTTGCGCAACAGGCCGGGCTAGGCGAGATCAACGGCCATGTGGAAGAAACATACACAGGACACAGCATCGTGAAAGTTTACAACGGCGGCAGAGAGTTCAAAGGGAAGTTTGAAGAGATAAACGGCAGACTGTACATAAGCGGGTGGAAATCTATGTTTTTCTCAGGGATAATGATGCCGCTGATGCTCTTCGTCGGCAACTTCGGGTATGTAGCTGTCTGCATCGTCGGAGCCGTGCTGACAATGGACGGAGTCATCTCATTCGGCGTGATAGCCGCATTCATGCTTTATGTGAGATTTTTCACGCAGCCGCTATCGCAGTTCGCGCAGGTCACCACCAATCTCCAGAGGACCGCCGCCGCGAGCGAGCGGGTCTTCGAGTTCCTGGAGGAAAAAGAAATGGAGGACGAAAGCAAGAAGCCGAAGCTCCTCGACCGGGCAAAGGGCAGCGTGGAATTCAGGAACGTCAGGTTCGGATATACTCAGGACAAGATCGTCATCAATGATTTCTCAGCAAAGGTAAAGCCGGGACAGAAGATCGCGATCGTCGGTCCGACCGGTGCGGGCAAGACCACTTTGGTCAACCTGCTGATGAGGTTCTACGAACTTGACGGCGGCGAGATATTGCTTGACGGCGTGCCTATCAACGAGATCCCGCGCGAGAATGTGCATGAGCAGTTCTGTATGGTGCTGCAGGACACTTGGTTGTATGAGGGCACCATAAAGGAGAACATAATCTACTCAAAGCCGGGCGTCTCAGACGACGACGTGATCGCCGCCTGCAAGACCGTAGGGCTGCATCATTTCGTACAGACCCTGCCGGAAGGATATGACACTATGCTAAGCGACTCGGCGAACCTCTCCGAGGGCCAGAAACAGCTGCTTACTATAGCTCGCGCTATCATCAAGGACTCGCGGCTGCTGATACTGGATGAAGCGACCAGTTCGGTGGACACACGTACCGAGCGCATCGTGCAGGATGCCATGGACATACTGATGAAGGACCGGACCTCATTCATCATCGCACACAGGCTGTCGACTATCAAGAACGCCGACTTGATCCTAGTGCTGAGGGACGGGGACATCGTAGAGAGCGGCGATCACAACGAGTTGCTGGCACAGCGCGGATTCTATGCCGAACTGTACAACAGTCAATTCGAAACTGCATGA
- a CDS encoding EamA family transporter, which yields MEYWIIFAFASALFAGLTSILAKIGLRGVDSNLATALRTIVVLGFAWMVVLVVGSQNTISDISTYTLTFLILSGLATGASWLCYFRAVQIGQVSKVSPVDKSSTVLTMVLAFIFLGEGVSAGTLLGMVLMILGTFLMIQRTGEDNESTADRRSWIIFACLAALFAALTSILGKVGIEGVESNLGTAIRTIVVLLMAWIIVLIQKKHKDIRSIGRKNWNFIILSGVATGLSWLCFYNALQNGPASVVVPIDKLSIVITVIFAFLILRERLSKRALFGLVLLTAGTLVLLL from the coding sequence ATGGAATATTGGATCATCTTCGCATTCGCTTCCGCTTTATTCGCCGGCCTGACGTCGATACTGGCAAAGATAGGTCTCAGGGGAGTGGATTCCAACCTGGCCACAGCTCTGAGGACCATAGTGGTCCTCGGATTCGCCTGGATGGTCGTTCTCGTCGTGGGTTCCCAGAACACGATCTCGGACATCAGCACATACACCCTGACCTTCCTGATACTGTCCGGATTGGCCACCGGTGCGTCTTGGCTCTGTTATTTCCGTGCGGTGCAGATCGGGCAGGTGAGCAAGGTCTCCCCAGTTGATAAGAGCAGCACGGTCCTTACGATGGTCTTGGCGTTCATCTTCCTAGGGGAAGGGGTCTCCGCCGGTACGTTGTTAGGAATGGTCCTGATGATCCTTGGAACATTCCTCATGATACAGAGGACTGGAGAGGACAACGAATCAACGGCGGACAGGAGGTCCTGGATCATCTTTGCATGCTTGGCCGCATTGTTCGCCGCCTTGACATCGATACTGGGAAAGGTAGGGATAGAGGGCGTCGAGTCGAACCTCGGGACAGCGATAAGGACCATCGTGGTCCTTCTGATGGCCTGGATCATCGTACTTATCCAGAAGAAACACAAAGATATCAGAAGCATTGGCAGGAAGAACTGGAACTTCATCATCCTTTCCGGCGTAGCGACGGGACTCTCCTGGCTTTGCTTTTATAATGCGTTACAGAACGGTCCCGCGAGCGTCGTGGTCCCCATCGACAAACTGAGTATTGTTATCACCGTCATATTCGCATTCCTGATACTGAGGGAACGGCTGTCTAAACGCGCCTTGTTCGGCCTGGTCCTGCTCACCGCAGGCACGCTGGTTCTTCTTCTTTGA
- the hdrB gene encoding CoB--CoM heterodisulfide reductase subunit B, whose amino-acid sequence MAKYAFFLGCIAPLRYPGLEKSTRVVCEKLGIELVDLEDAGCCPAPGVIKSFSRDTWIASAARNLALAEKQGLPIITICNGCYGSLFEAAHELNNHPEVLAKANKFLKEIGMEYKGTTKVYHFAEVLYKEIGVDAIKAKVTNPVSYKIATFYGCHFLKPSDIKQLEDSEAPRILDDLVEATGAASVPRKQKTLCCGAGGGVRAAFGDVAKEFTRTNLENMKESGAQFIVDVCPFCHLQFDSSQKDLGFNIPVIHLSQLFGIAMGMDEKELGLSAHMVPVKL is encoded by the coding sequence ATGGCAAAATACGCATTCTTCCTGGGCTGCATAGCGCCTCTGAGATACCCCGGACTGGAGAAGTCCACAAGGGTCGTCTGTGAGAAGCTCGGCATCGAACTCGTCGATCTTGAGGACGCCGGCTGCTGTCCGGCGCCCGGTGTGATAAAATCGTTCAGCAGGGACACCTGGATCGCCTCGGCGGCGAGGAACCTCGCGCTGGCGGAGAAGCAGGGGCTGCCGATAATCACGATCTGCAACGGATGTTACGGATCGCTCTTCGAGGCGGCTCACGAGCTCAACAATCATCCGGAAGTGCTCGCAAAAGCGAACAAGTTCCTTAAGGAGATCGGAATGGAGTACAAAGGAACGACAAAGGTCTACCACTTCGCCGAGGTGCTGTACAAAGAGATAGGCGTCGACGCGATAAAGGCAAAGGTGACCAACCCCGTAAGCTACAAGATAGCGACTTTCTACGGATGCCACTTCCTGAAACCCAGCGACATAAAGCAGCTTGAGGACTCGGAGGCCCCCCGCATACTCGACGACCTTGTCGAGGCGACGGGAGCAGCGAGCGTCCCCAGAAAGCAGAAGACCCTCTGCTGCGGCGCCGGCGGAGGCGTCAGAGCGGCATTCGGGGACGTCGCAAAGGAATTCACCAGAACGAACCTGGAGAACATGAAGGAGTCGGGCGCGCAGTTCATCGTCGACGTGTGCCCGTTCTGCCATCTCCAGTTCGATTCAAGCCAGAAGGACCTCGGGTTCAACATCCCGGTCATACACCTCTCGCAGCTTTTCGGCATAGCGATGGGAATGGACGAGAAGGAACTGGGTCTCTCGGCGCACATGGTACCCGTTAAACTCTGA
- the hdrC gene encoding CoB--CoM heterodisulfide reductase subunit C: protein MCFQCGTCTASCPSGRRTSYRVRKLMRQTQLSLKDEILGSEELWDCTTCYTCVERCPRAVPIVDVVVALRNMAVAEGHIYENHKKTAANLYKIGHTVSVNADIAKLREELGLAKTPPTVLANKKAMEDLVTLMNATGFNKIVE, encoded by the coding sequence ATGTGCTTCCAGTGCGGAACCTGCACAGCAAGCTGCCCCTCCGGAAGGCGCACTTCTTACAGGGTCAGGAAACTCATGAGGCAGACGCAGCTCAGCCTCAAAGATGAGATACTCGGCAGCGAGGAGCTTTGGGACTGCACCACATGCTACACATGCGTGGAGAGGTGCCCCCGCGCCGTTCCGATAGTGGATGTCGTCGTTGCGCTCAGGAACATGGCGGTAGCAGAAGGCCATATCTACGAGAACCACAAAAAGACCGCAGCGAACCTCTACAAAATAGGGCACACGGTCTCGGTCAACGCCGACATAGCGAAGCTGAGAGAGGAGCTGGGCCTCGCAAAGACCCCCCCGACCGTACTGGCGAACAAGAAAGCGATGGAAGACCTTGTGACGCTAATGAACGCAACAGGGTTCAACAAGATAGTGGAGTGA
- a CDS encoding LysR family transcriptional regulator — MEISVRTEQMINGRLVTNRQLETLAAVARTGSKTAAAKALGISVPVVHRYISAIEEAAGSPITISTPAGTKLNDDGRLILETYVTTELRCSDDHNFTICCSPVTEDLMMSVLSALKMTDVELVISDDKHNIRMMKENLADFAVIDDPLYLFDADEFDGTEIGYMGMVFVDNGTSFIRYRYGAQRVAFMFLDTMDRKYSIESETFSLPELLGSKKSYFVDEFLLLRKGIKMKSAVDPKVLRHSITAIYRKEDKMINKLVKALQTRNIR; from the coding sequence GTGGAGATATCCGTAAGGACAGAGCAGATGATCAACGGCCGTCTGGTGACCAACCGCCAGCTGGAGACCTTGGCTGCCGTTGCCAGGACAGGGAGCAAGACGGCCGCCGCCAAGGCGCTGGGCATATCGGTCCCGGTCGTTCACAGATACATTTCGGCGATCGAGGAAGCGGCAGGCTCGCCTATAACGATCTCCACGCCGGCCGGGACAAAGCTGAATGACGACGGCAGGCTGATACTGGAGACCTATGTCACCACCGAGCTCAGATGTTCGGACGATCATAATTTCACTATCTGCTGCAGTCCGGTCACGGAGGACCTGATGATGTCCGTCCTTTCCGCTTTGAAGATGACGGACGTCGAACTCGTCATATCTGACGACAAGCATAACATCAGGATGATGAAGGAGAACCTCGCGGATTTCGCCGTCATAGACGATCCCTTGTATCTGTTCGACGCGGACGAGTTCGACGGCACGGAGATAGGCTACATGGGGATGGTGTTCGTCGATAACGGGACATCGTTCATAAGATACAGATACGGCGCCCAGAGGGTAGCTTTCATGTTCCTTGACACAATGGACAGGAAATACAGTATCGAATCGGAGACATTCTCCCTCCCGGAGCTTCTGGGTTCTAAGAAGAGTTACTTCGTCGACGAGTTCCTTTTGCTGAGGAAAGGGATCAAAATGAAAAGCGCGGTGGATCCGAAGGTCCTGAGACATTCCATCACCGCGATCTATCGGAAAGAAGATAAAATGATAAACAAGCTTGTAAAGGCGCTTCAGACCAGAAATATCCGGTAA
- a CDS encoding radical SAM protein — MSKDEVGTIIFNSKTGAMAIFDPVETLLLSKESVVLDEESDIVKMGFFTTDKYESWIDQQDLRDVRYSDTSYWIHITNSCNANCDYCYAANTVGMAEMSGATVDKIINFIISHRKDNTHLTFSGGEPLLRPDIISKICKSISDEKMEYDSAIVTNGSLLTKEIIDKFSKWSVKSVQVPLDGYGALHTKIKKFDSPEISFESIIKNAKSVIDSGLKVTFRLNIGKSNVNSILDLIDYIGRNFSKEDVSIRPALLFSTECYEQGPEIDNSHNLLEVVKKIDETGFSGDKEYFNLTPKPAYCRFMCDKNSFIFYTDGTITKCPILVGIKEKVVGSIDPLEINSKMIMDWSEPIIDLRCNSCSLLPICGGGCKAKYDREHESARCHTYKDIIQDILKIIAKNKIKEQDLKTR, encoded by the coding sequence TTGTCAAAGGATGAAGTTGGCACGATTATTTTTAACTCGAAAACAGGGGCAATGGCGATATTTGATCCTGTGGAGACTTTACTTCTAAGTAAAGAAAGTGTGGTTCTAGACGAAGAGTCTGACATTGTAAAAATGGGGTTTTTTACGACAGACAAATACGAATCATGGATTGATCAACAAGACCTAAGAGACGTTCGTTATTCTGACACAAGCTATTGGATACACATAACTAATTCTTGTAATGCGAATTGTGACTATTGTTATGCCGCCAACACTGTTGGCATGGCAGAAATGTCAGGAGCAACCGTTGATAAAATAATAAACTTTATAATATCTCACCGTAAGGACAACACTCATCTAACATTTTCTGGTGGCGAGCCGCTTCTTCGACCAGATATCATAAGCAAAATATGCAAATCAATTTCGGACGAAAAAATGGAATATGACTCAGCAATAGTCACCAATGGCTCCTTACTTACAAAAGAGATAATAGATAAGTTTAGTAAATGGAGTGTGAAAAGTGTTCAAGTTCCGTTGGATGGTTATGGTGCCCTTCACACAAAAATAAAAAAATTCGACTCGCCAGAAATAAGTTTTGAAAGCATAATAAAAAATGCTAAAAGTGTAATAGATTCCGGTTTAAAAGTGACTTTTAGGCTAAATATAGGGAAGAGTAATGTCAACTCCATTTTAGACCTAATAGATTATATCGGGCGTAATTTTTCAAAAGAAGATGTGTCGATTCGGCCCGCCTTGTTATTTAGCACAGAATGTTATGAACAAGGCCCGGAAATAGATAACTCACACAACCTTTTGGAAGTAGTAAAAAAAATTGACGAAACAGGGTTTAGTGGAGATAAAGAATACTTTAATCTAACTCCAAAGCCCGCATATTGTAGGTTTATGTGTGATAAAAACAGTTTTATTTTTTATACAGATGGAACTATTACAAAATGTCCAATCCTCGTTGGTATAAAGGAAAAGGTGGTTGGCAGTATAGATCCCCTTGAAATAAACAGTAAAATGATTATGGATTGGTCAGAACCAATCATTGATTTGAGGTGTAATTCATGCTCACTGTTACCGATTTGTGGAGGGGGATGCAAGGCCAAATATGATAGAGAGCACGAGTCAGCAAGATGTCACACTTACAAGGACATAATACAAGATATTTTGAAAATTATTGCAAAAAATAAAATCAAAGAGCAAGATTTAAAGACACGTTAA